The nucleotide window TGCAATTGCTACTCTTTGTTTCATTCCACCTGATAACTCTTTTGGGTAGCTTTTTCGGAACTTTTCTAGTTTTATTACAGAAAGGTATTTATCTACTATTTTATCTTGTTCATCTTTTGGCATTTTCTTTAGCTTCAATCCAAATCTTATATTATCCTCAACAGTCATCCAAGGGAATAATGTATAGGATTGAAATACCATACCACGATCTACCCCTGGTCCAATAATATCTTTATCATGTATTACTATATTTCCACTACTTACTTCATCTAAACCACCAATCATTCTTAAAAGAGTAGATTTACCGCAACCTGATGGACCAACGATACATACAAATTCATTACTTAAAATATTCATTGTAACCTTATCCATCGCCAAAGTATCCCCCTTAGCAGAATGATATACCTTCGATACTTCTTTTACGTATATTTTGCTATCGGCAAAGTTCGCTTCAATATGTGAATCTAAAGACGGTAGTAGTGATTTTTTCTTTTTTAATCCGAACATATTATTTTCCTCCCTCTACCCAATAGAATAACTTCTTATTTGCTATTGCAAAAATTCTATCTGTTATAAGTCCTAGTAGACCTATAATTATAATTCCGCTAAATATTGCATCTGTCTTAACAAATCTTTGGGCTTTTAAAATGCTATAACCTAAACTGCTACTAGCCGCTACTAACTCTGCACTTACAAGGTATGTCCACGCCCATCCTATCATCATTCTTAATGTTTCCATTAATCTTGGCATCATTGCAGGAATTAATACCTTGGTTATTGCTGTTTTTGTATCTGTTCCTAAGGTATAGCTAGCATTAATTAGATCATCTGGTACTGACCTTGCATCATCTGCCACCATCAATACGAGCTGAAAAAATGTTCCAATAAAAATTACTGTAATTTTTGCACTTTCACCTATTCCCACCCAAACCATAATAAGTGGTACAAATGCTGGAACTGGCATATATCTTATAAATTCAGATAACGGTCTTACTACAGCCTCTATAGGTTTAAATGTACCTGCTAATATTCCTATAGGTACACCTAAAACAACAGCAATAAAGAATCCAATCATTATTCTATATATACTTATCCCCATATTAGGAAGCAATACTCCGTCTTTTATTGAACTAATAGCATATTTAACTACACTTAATGGTGTTGGTAAAAAAATAGTATCTATAAGTTCTAAACCACTAACTAAAGACCAAATACCTATGATTATTATAAAAGTTAAAATTGAAAAAGTTATATATTTTTTCTTTTCAATTTTACGCCTTATCTTTATACGTATCATTGTTCTTTGCCTCCTTTTATATATTTGTTATTTAAAAGATTTTCTAAATCTTTAGGCTTCCTATCAATCATTCCAACGTCAAGTAAAAACTCTGATGTATCTTCCAACGTATAAATTAGATGATTATAGTCTTTACCATCGGTAAATATTTCTTCATTCATCTCTTTATCATAAATAGTAACACCATCTAACATACTAAGATATTCTTCTTTGCTTATTTCTGCCTTCTCTGCTATTGATTCAATAAATATATCATCTCTACTATTTAATAGTTTTGTACCATCAAACCATGAATCTATAACTCTTTGTACATATTTATTACTACTATTCATAACTCTCTCTGACACTGCTAAGGTATCTGGAATTAAACCAGGAGTTTCCTTCGAACTATAAATTAAATTTCCTCCTGCTGCTGTAGCCATTGAAAGTGTTGGTTCCCATAATACCGCTGCATCAACACCACCAGCAATGAATGCTGGACCTGCATCATTTATTGTCATATTAACAAAGTTAATATCTTTATCAGACATATCAAACTTTTCTAAAGTTTTTAACAAAAACATATGCTCTAAGGTTCCAACTTCTGTAGCAACCGTTTTTCCTTTTAAATCTTTTACGCTTTCTATTCCATCTTTCACCACTAATCCATCTGCTCCATAAGATGTATCTGTAACAAGAACTATATCAAAATTTACTCCTTCATTATATGGTGCTATTGCATCAGAACCAGCAATACATACTGCATCAACTCTTCCAGAATAAAAAGCTGTTAGAGAATCGCTATATACAGGAAAATATTCAATTTTAACACATACACCATTCTCTTCAAAGATTCCAAATTGGTCTATACCATACCAAGCATACCATCCCGCCATAGGGCTTATCCCTAAAACAAAAGGATTCTCCTTTGTTCCCTTTACTATTTTACTCTTACCTCCACATCCTATTAATGTAGGTATCAACGTTATCATTATTAAAATCAGTGACAATACTAATGTAAATCTTTTCTTCATATTTTCACCTCTTATTTCTATAAATTAAACTAATGCCTCTTCTCCCTTTTGTTCAGTTCTTATTCTTATTGCTTCTCTTACTGGTAGTATGAACATTTTTCCATCACCAGCATGATTTGTTTTGTTAGCTTCTATAACTATATCAATAACTTTTTCTACATCTTCATCTCTTATATACATATCCACCATTTTTTTAGCAACTAGCCTATTTCTAGTAATGCCTTCTCCATCTAAATCATAATGAATCGGTGTTCTGCCTCTTCCAACAACATCTTTCACCGTCATAGAGTGAAATCCTCCATCATTTAATGCCTTTTTTGTTTCAAAATACATTTTGGGTCTTATAAACATTATGACTTCCTTCATAATACAACCTCCTTATCTACTATAACTCCCTAACTCCAGTGCTTATTGTAATAGCATCCTCAACATCACTAATAAATACTTTTCCATCTCCATAATTACCTTTTTTATCAATCTTTGCGTTATCTATTATTATCCTTGTTACAACATCTTGATCTTTGTCATCAACTACAATCATGATAAGTTCCTTTGGAAGCTCATCATAATAAACTTCTCCGATTTTTAATCCTTTTTGCTTACCTTTCCCAAGTACCGCCATTCTAGTAGCCGCATTAAACCCTTTTTCTATCAATGCTGACATTATGTCATCTACTTTCTCTGGTCTTACAATCGCTTTTATCATTTTCATAATTCTAACCTCACTTTATCTATTCTTATATTTTTTAAAACTTTCATAGTCTGAAATATCTTCAGATTCTTTTTCTACATACCCTTCACAAATAAATCCCTTCACTATTTCACCACTTTCCAGCTCAATATCTCCTATTCCAAGTGGTGCTGTTATATTAGTTAAGAATTTTCCTAACTTTGATTTTGAAATTCTATATACCTGAACCTCAATAGCCTTTCCATTGTTCTTTACACGAATTAATCCTGGTTTTTCTGGTGCAGTATTCAACTTTATTAGTTTGTAATCTTTACTAGTTTTTGTAGTACCTATAAGCTCTGCATCTAGCTCTATTAATTGACTCTCTAACTCCATATCTTCCATATGAAGGCCACAAACTGCTAACTTCACACTCTCCTTTTCTAAAAATTCCTCCGCTGTTTTAAGAATTAGTCCTTCATCTTTGGCCAATCCAAAAATAGTAATTCCAAAAGGTAATACAGTATCATCTGTATTTTCTGGCACTGCAACAGCACACATGTTCAATAAATTACAATGATTTGTATATTTACCCATAAGCGAATTAGTTTCTATAGGATTTTCTCTTACTTCATCTCTAGTAAATGTACCTCCTACAGTAGGCATTATAATTACAGAATCTTTTAATAAATCTTTTACTATCATCTTATATTGTTGCAATTTATGCATTGCTTCAAATACCTTTACTGCAGTATTTTCGGCCTTACCACCAGATTGGAGTACTTCTTTTGTTACAGGAAACACAGCTCCACTATTACTCTTAACAAAATCGCCAAGATCCTTCCATCTCTCTGCTACCCATGGACCATCATATAAGATTGAAGCTGCTTCTTGAAAGATACTATAATCTATATAATTAATCTCAATCCCTAAAGATACTATTCTTTCTAACGCTTCATACCACTTTACCTTATATATCTCCTTATATTGGCCAAAGAACTCTAAATCTTCTTTTGGTAAGCAGATCTTCTTAGGCATTTTCTTAACTATGTCATCGTATTCTTTTGACCAACAACATTTATTATCAAAACCTCTTGCCACAGAATTTACCACTTCAACTTCTTCTAAATTATTAGCAAATACTGTAACACAATCTAAACTTGCACAAGCAGGTACTACTCCATTAGTAGACCAAGCTCCTAATGATGGCTTATACCCTACTAAAGCATTTAAAGCTGCTGGCACTCTTCCTGATCCGGCAGTATCTGTACCAAGAGCAAAAGCTACTTCCCCTAAAGCCACTGATACTGCTGATCCAGAACTTGAACCGCCGCTAATTAATTCTTCATTTAGAGCATTATGAACTTCACCATAAGGACTTCTTGTCCCAACAAGACCTGTTGCAAACTGATCTAAATTAGTTTTTCCTAAAGGTATAGCTCCAGCATCTATAAGCTTTTTTACTACAAAAGCACTTTCTTTTGCTAAATAACCATACTCTTCACAACCAGCAGTTGTAATTAAACCTTTAACATCAATATTATCTTTTATGGCAAAGGGTATACCCCATAAAGGACATTTTTCTATATCCTTTATGGCAAGATTGTCAATATAAGGCTTTATAAACTCCATTGATGGTTTTGCAATCCATATATTTCTATAATCATTACTTTCTACTCTTCTCATTATTTCCTTTATTAGCTCCATTGGTGTCAGCTTACCTGACTTATAACTATTTCTTATCCATGTTATCGTTAACTTCTTCGGAAAATATTTCATACCTTTACTCCTTTACTCTTATAGATGCTACTAAATGTCCTGCATTAAGCTGATCTCCTACTGTAATATATATTTTTTCAATAGTTCCACTGTATTCAGCTGTAATAGGAAACTCCATCTTCATACTTTCTAAAATAATAATCTCTTCTCCAGCCTTAACTTCGTCGCCTTCTTTTACAAGAATTTTCCATACTCCTCCTGGAATATTTGTTAATACAGCCTCACAACCTTCTGCTATCTCTTCATCACAAATAGTAACTGGTTCATTCAACTCTGATATAAATTCATCTAGACCTTCATCTTTCCATCTCTGTCTTTCCGCTTCAAAAGCCGCCTCCTGTTTATCCTTAAAAGTTTTTATACTTTCTTTATTTTCTTCTAAGAACTTTTCATATTCTCCTAAATTGAAAGTTGTTTCTTCAATTTCTACTTCAAATTTTCCTCTTAAAAAATCTTCTCTTAGTTTTAGTATTTCTTCTGCTGTAACAGGATAGAATTTTAGTCTATCAAAGAAGTTAAGAAGCCAAGGCTTACCCTTTTTAAAGCTCTTTGTCACTTTCAACTGATTCCACATTTGAACTGTTCTTCCTACAAATTGATATCCACCAGGGCCCTCCATTCCATAGACACAAAGGTATGCCCCTCCTATACCTACTGCATTTTCTGGCGTCCATGGTCTTGCTGGATTATATTTTGTAGTTACCATTCTATGTCTAGGATCTATCGGTGTAGCAACTGGAGCACCAAGATATACATCACCAAGACCTAAAACAAGATACTCTGCATCAAAAACAATATCTTTCACTTCTTCTATACTGTCTAAGCCATTTATTCTTCTTATAAACTCAGGATTGCTTGGACACCACGGTGCGTTTTCTCTAACTGTTTCTTGATATCTTTTTGCTGCTAACTGTGTTTGTGGATCATCCCAAGATAATGGTAATTTTATTATTCTTGACGGTACTGTTATATCCTTTAATTCTGATAACTTCCTATTTATATCTATAACTATCTTTGCAATTTCTATAGCATTTATCTTACTTACATCAAAATGTATTTGTAATGATCTAATCCCTGGTGTTAAATCAATAATAGGTAATGATGTTTTTTCTAACTGTTGCATCAATATATGCACGCGGAATCTACTCTCTATATTTAATTCCATTTCTCCATATTCTACTAATATATTTTCCTCTCCAGCTAGTCTTATCTGTATTTCAGTACCCTGTATTTCTTCTTTAGCTAAAACTGCATAATTTGCTGAAATATTTGATACGTCTTTAGGTAGCTTTATTACTGAATATTGATTTTTTAAATTTTCTTCTTGAAGTTTTCTTATAACTTCAGCCTCTTCTAATGTTAATAATTTAAAACTAACTTTATCTCCTGAATGAAGTTGTCCTAACTTCCAAAGTTCACCTTTAGCAGTAGTAACCGGGCATACAAATCCTCCAAGGCTTGGTCCATCTGGCCCTAATAAAACTGCTTGATCTCCCGTTAAATCTAAAGTTCCTATTGCATAAGCATTATCATGAATATTAGATGGATGTAACCCTGCTTCTCCTCCATCTTCCCTTACCCACTGAGGTATAGGCCCGTTTAATCGAATTCCTGTTCTAGCACTATTAAAATTAACTTCATATTCTGTATTAGTTAACGTATGAAGATATTCTTCTTTTAAATATTCGCTAGTAGGTTGAGGACCTGGTATAACTCCTATAGTCCAACTATTACTGATTTCTGGCCAATACTTATTAGGAATTGATGCTATAGAATCTACTAAACAATTTTCTGTCACCATGAGTACATCTCCACCTCTAAGAGTCCTACCACCATGACCTCCAAACTTACCATCGATAAAGGTAGAACTACTGCCCATTATCTTTGGAATATCAAATCCCCCAGCTACAAGTAAATATGCTCTCATACCAACTTTACAATCTTTAAATTTCAATACTTGATTCGCCATAGCACAATTAACCCTATACCTTGGTACTGGCTCACCATCTAAAGTAGCATTCATATCAGCACCAGTTATACAAAAACTCACAGCTGTTCTAAACTTATATGTGCCCCCTCTTAAGGTAAGCTCTAATCCTGGTGCATCTTCCCTATTACCTAGCAAACTATTTCCTAATCTAAAATTATAATTATCCATTGGGCCACATGGTGGAACCCCTACAGACCAATAACCTATCATTCCTGGATAATCTTGAACAGTAGTTTGAACACCTCCATCAAGAACTTCAATAGCATACTCTTCTGGATGGAAATCCCTTAACATAGCAGTAAACAAATTTCCTTCTTTATAACTTTTGGAATCAAATAGAGCTTTTAAATATTCCATATTGGTAGTAATGCCATATACCCTTGATTTAGAAAGAACTTCTCTCATTTTTTCTACAGCATCTTTTCTATCTTGACCATGAACAATAATTTTCGCAATCATAGGATCATATAATGATGATACCTCTACTCCTTTTTGTATCCATGTTTCTACTCTTGCCTTATTACTAAAAATAACATCATCAATTTTACCGGTACTTGGTCTAAATCCATTTAAACAATCTTCCGCATATACCCTTACTTCAATAGCATGTCCTTCTGGCTTTTTCACTAACTCCTTTAATCCCTCAAGATCATCAGCTGCTTCATTCACCATCCACGAAACAAGATCAACACCAAAAACTTCTTCTGTTATTCCATGTTCCACCTGAAGTCTAGTATTTACTTCTAAGAAGAAAAATTCTTCCGTATTTTCGTCATATAAGAACTCTACAGTTCCCGCACTTCTATAAGATGCTACTTTTGCTAACCTTTCAGCAGCTTCATACATTTCTTTTCTTACTTTATCTGTTAAATTAGGAGCTGGACTTTCTTCAACTACCTTTTGATTTCTTCTTTGAACAGAACAATCTCTTTCTCCTAAAGTAACTACTTCCCCAAAAGAATTTCCAAATATTTGTACTTCAATGTGTCTAGATTTAACAATATATTTTTCAAGAAAAACCCCTGAATTATTGAAATTTGCTTCTGCAAGATGACATACAGCTTCATAAGCATTAATAAGTTCTTCCTCTGAATTACATATTCTCATTCCTATTCCACCGCCACCAGCTGTACTCTTCAGTATTACAGGATAACCTATCTTCTTTCCTTCTTTTACAGCTTCATCTAAGCCTGTTAATAAACCTGTTCCTGGTAGTAATGGAACTTTTGCTTTAATAGCTAGTTCCCTTGCTGAATGTTTTAATCCAAATAATTCAATTTGCTCCGCTGTTGGACCAATAAATTTAATACCATGGTTTTCACACTCTCTTGAGAACTCTGTATTTTCACTTAAAAATCCATATCCGGGATGAATTGCTTCTGCCTTTGTTTTAATTGCTGCATCTAATATTTTTTTAGCATCTAAATATGTTTCATTAGCACTTCCTTCTCCTAAAAAAACAGCTTCATCGGCATTTTCTACATGCAAACTATCTTGATCTGCCTTTGAGTAAACAGCAACACTTTTTATCCCCATAGCTTTTAATGTTCTCTCTATCCTTACCGCTATTGCCCCACGATTTGCAATTAGTACTTTCTTAAACATACTTACTCCTTTCTATTTATCTCTACAAATTGATAAATCCCTTTATTTTTTGTCCCATATAATTAAACGTACGGGAGTTGGATTATAGGCATTACATGGATTATTTAATTGTGGGCAGTTACTAATGAGAACCATGGTATCCTCTAACGCTTTCATTTCTACATATTTTCCTGGCGCAGAAACACCATCATCAAATTTTAACCCCCCCTCTTTTGTAACTGGAACATTCATAAAAAAGTTTATATTTGGTGCTAAGTCTCTTTTACCTATACTAGAATTACTTTTAGCTAATTGAAGCATAAAACTATCTCGACAATTGTGCATATCTATTTTTTCTCTACTATAACGCACAGTATTGCTTTGTGAAGAGCAAGCTCCACCTATAGTATCATGACGTCCTGTCAAATCTGCTGTAATCTCAAGAAGCGGCTTTCCTGATTCAGTTCTTAAAATACTTCCTGTTGTAAGGTAAATATTTTTTTGCATTACTATCGTAGTTATCGCCCCATAATGGTCTTCAGGATTTGCTAAATCATAAAAAGTAGTATCTACCGCCTGATTTCCTTCTAAATCTAAAATTCTTAGAGTCTGACCAGAAAATAATTTATGCATCCATCCATCACCAGCAAGAACAACCTCATCATATATTGCATCTTCAATCTTTAATTCACTCTCTTTTTTTATAAATCCATACATTTTAACTCCCCCATTCATAAAAACTTTATATTCCAAGCAAATTGTTATAATCCCAAGTATTTTCAAAAGCTCTATAATTCTCAGGTCTATGATTTACACAGTGATCCATTAAGTCCACCGGTGGTGCATCGTATACTTCTATTGACACTGGTACTGCTGGATACTCGTTAGATTCGTCTAAAGAATTCGGTGTATTTGAAAAAATTACAATTACATCCATCTCTGTTCTAAGGGTTACTGTTGAACCTTCTTTGCAGTGATCTTTGGCATAATGCATGCTACCATCTTCCTCAACATAAACCTTTGAAAATAAATTTACACAAGGAACTAAATCTCTTAATGACATATTATTTCTAACTAACTCCACTAAAAAATTTTCTTCACCACTTCTTAACCATTGATTTTTACTATCTCCATATGTGGTTTTACCATACTTGTCATCTATCATCTTTCTAGTAGAATAACCTGAGATTGTATCATGCCATCCAAGGCTATCTTCTACAATGCTAGCTAAAACTCGTCCATTATCACTCATTAATACATTACCTTTCGTAAGATAAGCAGTGTATTGTGACTTTAATGTATCTGGCATATTATATCTTTCTGAAATATCTCTCATGTTATATAAAAGCATTGATACATTTGCATTTTCTCCTAATGCCTTAAAGTGTATATACTTTCCTTTTCCTATATTGCCGGACCATTTCTCTCCTGGTATTAATGTTTTACTCCAAATTTTTTTCATTGTGCTTCCACCTTTCTATAAACATTAATCACTGTTACATAAAATTAATTATTGTAATAAAAAAAACGGCACAAACTTTTTAGTCTGCACCGTTGCATTTCCTTTTAACAATTTAAATTTTAACATTATGCTATTTTTCAAACAATTGACCAAAATACTTATTTTTTTATAAAAAAATAGAACTATAGTTGTCATAGTACTACTAAAGTTCTATTTATGATGCTAAGTTTCGTTCAGCAATGCAATTAGCTGAGTCCTACTCTTTACTCCTGTTTTCATATAAATATTGTATATATGCTTTTTAACTGTAGATATGCTTATTATAAGCTTTTCTCCTATTTCTGCATTTGAATAGCCTATCTTCAATAACTCTGTAATCTCCCCTTCTCTTTCAGATAGCTCATATCGAGATACAAAATCTTCTGAATTTCCTCTAGACATAAAGTTATCATTATCCCTATTAGTTAATCTACATATTATATTTGTTAGATGTTGTTTTAATATATCTAAAATATACATATCCTTATTAGTAAAGTCCCCAAAATCTTCACTTCTAAATAAATTAATTATACCTACGGTCTCTCTATCCTTTACACATAGTATCCCACAACCATAAGGAATATCTTCTTGGTGTAGAAAATTTTTATAAAACTCCGTCTTCTTTCTGATATCATTTTCTAAAATATCTGTATCTCTATAAATTTTAGTACTCTTGGCAAAATCTAAAACATATTTTAAATAATCTATTTCATAAAAATCACTAATATACTTCTTTTTACTTTCCTCACTCATATTAATAAAATAAGATTTTTTATTTTCTATATTACCTTCCTCATCAAAAACAATAAAATATCCCTTTGTATACGGAATTATCATCCTAAACATCTTAAGTAATGTAACAGTGAACTCTTGCAGAGTTCTTATTGTGTATATCTCTAGCAACATGTCATTTATAGTGTTCCATTCATTCTCTTTAAGTTTTTCCATATATAAAGCCCCCCTTAAATAAAAAAAAAGACGTAACAAGGCAATATAAATTGCCTCATTACAATCTTTAATTATATGTTACTATCTTTTCCCATATGTTTCAATATCTTTAAGCCTTAATAATAATGCTAATATTTCTACAAATTTTATAACTTATATTAGTAATAATTTAAATACTAATGGATATTCTAATATTGTAATATTTTTTATTACTTAATTTTCAACAAAGGAGCATTATTATGTCAATAACTGGTATAGTTAAATGGTACAACAAAGATAAGGGATATGGTTTCATTTCTTGTAATGAAGGAAATGATGTTTTTGCACATCATTCTCAAATTAAAGAACATGGATCTGAAAAAGATTTACACGAGGGCGAAAGTGTAACTTTTGATATTAAAGAAGTTGAAAAAGGACCTATGGCAGTAAATATTCAAAAGCTATAGAACTCTTATAATATACTTCCATATATAAAAAAGCTGTAGTAAATTTAGAAAACTATTTACTACAGCTTTTCTCTATACTTATTAGTAAAAAAATTATATAATACTTATTAATATAAAATAAAGGAGGTATATAATATGAGAGAAATGAGACGTAAAGATAGAGAATTACCTATAGATTCTACGAAAGAAATACTGCAAACCACTGAGTATGGTGTTCTTTCTACAGTAGATGAATATAACACCCCTTATGGTGTTCCTATGAGCTTTTCCTATGATGGCAAATCAATATATCTACATTGCGCTCTTGAAGGCCATAAGATAGACAACCTATTAAATAATTCCAATGTATGCTTTACTGTAGTTGGTCCTACTGAAGTTATCCCAGATAAATTTACTACTAAATATTCATCAGTTATTGTATTTGGTAAAATATCTATCGTTACTGATACAGAAAACAAAATGTACGGAGCTATGAAGCTAATAAAAAAATATAGTCCTGATTTCATATCTGAAGGTTCCGCTTATATTAATACAGCTTTTAATAAAGTTAATATACTTAAAATTGATATTATGAAAATCACCGGTAAGGGCAGATCTTAATATGTGCTTTTATCTCTTTATATATTATTTACCTTCTAAGATATTCAGTGGGGATTTGACAACAAATAGAAAATGGATTGAAAAAGAATTAGAAACTGTTACTGAAAAATATCCAATTGTATTTATGGCAAATGGTACAGGGGTTCCATATATAAAATATGAAGCAAGCTGTACGCAATTGCCATTAGCATAAGCTTTGAAATGGACTTATGATGTAAGCAAAGTAAGCATTCTTTAAGCAGCCTCCTATGATAATTTTATTTTATCTTAGGAGGCTACTATATTTTTTATTTTAAAGGCTTTATTTCACAGTCTCACTTTTAAAAATCTCGTCATATTTAACAAATCTACTATTTCTTCTAATTTTTACTTTTAAATCACAAATTTTAATTACATAGCAGTCTAATTTTCCATTGGGCTTCGATAATATGTACATTATATAATATTCTAATAATTAACGTTAAATGCCATCAATAAAATTATACCCGCCGATAAAAGTTGAACTATTTTATAATACTGTGGTATCTCTTCTTTTATCTTTATTACTATTTGTCCAATAAGTGGTGCATAAATAATTACCGAGAAAATTGAATTAGCCACTCCAAAACATAACATTAATGCCATTGCTAAAAATATATCTAAAGTTGCTGCATAAGTTAATGAAATTATCAATGGGCTACAAGGAATTAATCCATAAATTAAGCCAATTATAAAATATGACATTTTATTAAGCCTTTCGAATTTTGAGCTGTTAGCCTTACAAGATTTACAGCAGCTACACTGCTTATGCTTTACTATATTAAGTATAATAATAAAGGCAAAAATTATACTTATTACACGAAAAACATTTGAAATTATACTTGGAAACTTCTGGCCAAAGTATTCAATGATAAACCCACCAAAAACCGATACTAATAATCCCAAAATAATATAAATGCTTATTTTACCTAATGTAAATATACTAACAGCTTTTATACACTCTCTTTTATTTCTACCCTCTCCAATCATTTTTCCAATTAATAGCGGAGTTGAAATTGAACCACATCCAATACCACATCCGAAACCTGTCATTATTACTGTAGAAAATATCATTATATTTGTCATAGCGTATCCTCACGTTCCTTTGCTATTAATGCTGCACCTATGGCACCATTGAATTGTGCGTAGTTAGCTTCATGAACATCACATAATAATTCATCTTCTATTGCCATTCTCAATCCACCATTCTTTGCACCGCCACCAGTCATTAGAATATCACCATTACTTTTATACTTTTTTGCTAACCTTGCTATTCTTTTTGCCATTGATATATGAATTCCTGCTAGAATATCATTTCGATCTTTTTTCTGTGCTATTAAAGAAATTACTTCCGTTTGGGCAAATACAACACAAGTACTATTTATGTTGCAAGGTGCTTTACTTTTCATTGATAATTCTGTAACTTTATCAATAGTTGTCTCCAACAATCCACAAATA belongs to Clostridium bornimense and includes:
- a CDS encoding allophanate hydrolase → MKYFPKKLTITWIRNSYKSGKLTPMELIKEIMRRVESNDYRNIWIAKPSMEFIKPYIDNLAIKDIEKCPLWGIPFAIKDNIDVKGLITTAGCEEYGYLAKESAFVVKKLIDAGAIPLGKTNLDQFATGLVGTRSPYGEVHNALNEELISGGSSSGSAVSVALGEVAFALGTDTAGSGRVPAALNALVGYKPSLGAWSTNGVVPACASLDCVTVFANNLEEVEVVNSVARGFDNKCCWSKEYDDIVKKMPKKICLPKEDLEFFGQYKEIYKVKWYEALERIVSLGIEINYIDYSIFQEAASILYDGPWVAERWKDLGDFVKSNSGAVFPVTKEVLQSGGKAENTAVKVFEAMHKLQQYKMIVKDLLKDSVIIMPTVGGTFTRDEVRENPIETNSLMGKYTNHCNLLNMCAVAVPENTDDTVLPFGITIFGLAKDEGLILKTAEEFLEKESVKLAVCGLHMEDMELESQLIELDAELIGTTKTSKDYKLIKLNTAPEKPGLIRVKNNGKAIEVQVYRISKSKLGKFLTNITAPLGIGDIELESGEIVKGFICEGYVEKESEDISDYESFKKYKNR
- a CDS encoding P-II family nitrogen regulator, whose protein sequence is MKEVIMFIRPKMYFETKKALNDGGFHSMTVKDVVGRGRTPIHYDLDGEGITRNRLVAKKMVDMYIRDEDVEKVIDIVIEANKTNHAGDGKMFILPVREAIRIRTEQKGEEALV
- a CDS encoding ABC transporter permease is translated as MIRIKIRRKIEKKKYITFSILTFIIIIGIWSLVSGLELIDTIFLPTPLSVVKYAISSIKDGVLLPNMGISIYRIMIGFFIAVVLGVPIGILAGTFKPIEAVVRPLSEFIRYMPVPAFVPLIMVWVGIGESAKITVIFIGTFFQLVLMVADDARSVPDDLINASYTLGTDTKTAITKVLIPAMMPRLMETLRMMIGWAWTYLVSAELVAASSSLGYSILKAQRFVKTDAIFSGIIIIGLLGLITDRIFAIANKKLFYWVEGGK
- a CDS encoding ABC transporter ATP-binding protein; amino-acid sequence: MFGLKKKKSLLPSLDSHIEANFADSKIYVKEVSKVYHSAKGDTLAMDKVTMNILSNEFVCIVGPSGCGKSTLLRMIGGLDEVSSGNIVIHDKDIIGPGVDRGMVFQSYTLFPWMTVEDNIRFGLKLKKMPKDEQDKIVDKYLSVIKLEKFRKSYPKELSGGMKQRVAIARALANSPEVLLMDEPFGALDPQTKADMQLLMREIWQVEKPTIVFVTHDIDEAVFLGSKICVLTERPGKIKEEIPILLTYKRTLALKDTEEFIALKHKVNGLINYSK
- a CDS encoding ABC transporter substrate-binding protein, with product MKKRFTLVLSLILIMITLIPTLIGCGGKSKIVKGTKENPFVLGISPMAGWYAWYGIDQFGIFEENGVCVKIEYFPVYSDSLTAFYSGRVDAVCIAGSDAIAPYNEGVNFDIVLVTDTSYGADGLVVKDGIESVKDLKGKTVATEVGTLEHMFLLKTLEKFDMSDKDINFVNMTINDAGPAFIAGGVDAAVLWEPTLSMATAAGGNLIYSSKETPGLIPDTLAVSERVMNSSNKYVQRVIDSWFDGTKLLNSRDDIFIESIAEKAEISKEEYLSMLDGVTIYDKEMNEEIFTDGKDYNHLIYTLEDTSEFLLDVGMIDRKPKDLENLLNNKYIKGGKEQ
- a CDS encoding P-II family nitrogen regulator, with the protein product MKMIKAIVRPEKVDDIMSALIEKGFNAATRMAVLGKGKQKGLKIGEVYYDELPKELIMIVVDDKDQDVVTRIIIDNAKIDKKGNYGDGKVFISDVEDAITISTGVREL